In one Oscillospiraceae bacterium genomic region, the following are encoded:
- the rbsB gene encoding D-ribose ABC transporter substrate-binding protein, translated as MNLKKTLCALLALSMALMLSACGAGGQAGQSPSPKQSSTPAAGGETPAAQTYQIGIILKSADDPWTAWQGKEMQAEAEKNYPQFGLEVVDCNFDLNNQISAMENFITKGVDLIIIQPIDQNSVAYMVDQAFEAGIPVVAVTEVIDNEHSYNIRTDAYAEGFLLMNTMMEYLPEGAKVVELRGQLGMALSEARHQAIHDAVEKAGRTDITFLDSQTGEWMKDTAMNITEDWIQRYGGEISGVVSANDYMALGAVEAFKAAGTIDNVIICGVDCLPEACTAIKDGALTFTVVNDAPGSARLGLQTAWKLLQGEAVEHEQILDSSVCDQNNVDEWIEVHKAIGNLS; from the coding sequence ATGAACCTGAAGAAAACGCTTTGCGCACTGTTGGCGTTAAGCATGGCCCTGATGCTGTCCGCGTGCGGCGCAGGCGGACAGGCCGGGCAGAGCCCGTCTCCAAAGCAGAGCAGCACCCCCGCGGCAGGCGGAGAAACGCCCGCGGCCCAGACCTATCAGATTGGAATTATTCTCAAGTCCGCCGACGACCCCTGGACCGCGTGGCAGGGCAAGGAGATGCAGGCCGAGGCAGAAAAAAACTACCCCCAGTTCGGCCTGGAAGTAGTAGACTGCAATTTTGACCTCAACAATCAGATTTCCGCTATGGAGAACTTTATTACCAAGGGTGTGGATCTTATCATTATCCAGCCCATCGACCAAAACAGCGTAGCCTATATGGTGGATCAGGCTTTTGAGGCGGGCATCCCCGTGGTGGCGGTCACCGAGGTAATCGACAACGAACATTCCTACAATATCCGCACCGACGCTTACGCAGAGGGCTTCCTTCTGATGAACACCATGATGGAGTATCTGCCAGAGGGGGCAAAGGTTGTGGAGCTGAGGGGACAACTGGGTATGGCGCTTTCCGAGGCCCGCCACCAGGCCATCCACGACGCGGTGGAAAAAGCCGGGCGGACGGACATCACGTTCCTGGACAGCCAGACCGGCGAGTGGATGAAGGATACCGCCATGAATATCACGGAGGATTGGATCCAGCGCTACGGAGGAGAAATCAGCGGTGTCGTCTCCGCCAACGACTATATGGCGCTGGGGGCTGTGGAGGCCTTTAAAGCGGCGGGGACGATTGACAACGTTATTATCTGCGGTGTTGACTGCCTGCCCGAGGCCTGTACGGCCATCAAGGACGGCGCCCTCACCTTTACAGTGGTCAATGACGCCCCCGGTTCCGCACGACTGGGTTTGCAGACGGCGTGGAAACTCCTCCAGGGTGAGGCCGTCGAACACGAGCAGATCCTGGACTCCTCCGTCTGCGATCAGAATAATGTGGACGAGTGGATTGAAGTTCACAAAGCCATCGGCAACCTGAGCTGA
- a CDS encoding ribose ABC transporter permease, with product MKEIQNRKSGTKAAALLKKGMIVLVLIALVIISGIVSPTFLKPGNIVNVLRQVSVVAILACGEVMLIICGYIDLSCGSICALAGCVGCSVSVATGNVFLGVLTAVLVGAVSGLLSGVMVALFNVPAFIATLAMMTIDTGLVLLFTGGFSIFNLGDFTIIGQGKLAGIPIPVLIMLAVVGLSWILLERTKFGRSLFAIGGNRKAAVASGINTRRVTIKVFLFAGAMAGLAGAVLAARLNSGMPTAGEGYEMDAISAAVVGGTSFSGGIGSIFGGLIGALIIGVLNNVMNLIGVGAYYQKIIRGIIIAVAVIIDITSKSGFWSGGHWRRLGRRTQTSGAAAQGTGVPPAR from the coding sequence ATGAAAGAGATCCAGAATCGTAAGTCCGGTACAAAAGCGGCCGCCCTGCTGAAGAAGGGCATGATTGTCCTGGTGCTGATCGCCTTGGTCATTATCTCAGGAATTGTCAGTCCCACATTCCTTAAGCCCGGCAATATTGTAAATGTGCTGCGCCAAGTCAGCGTGGTGGCGATTCTGGCCTGTGGTGAGGTTATGCTCATTATCTGCGGCTATATCGACCTCTCCTGCGGCTCCATCTGTGCCCTGGCTGGATGTGTGGGATGCAGCGTGAGCGTCGCAACAGGGAACGTATTCCTGGGCGTACTGACCGCGGTACTGGTGGGCGCGGTCAGCGGGCTGCTCAGCGGGGTAATGGTAGCGCTGTTCAATGTGCCTGCCTTTATCGCCACATTGGCGATGATGACCATAGACACGGGTCTGGTTCTCCTGTTCACCGGCGGGTTCTCTATCTTCAACCTGGGGGATTTTACGATAATCGGCCAAGGGAAGCTGGCCGGTATTCCCATCCCGGTACTTATTATGCTGGCCGTCGTGGGCCTCTCCTGGATCCTGCTTGAACGGACCAAATTTGGAAGATCCCTGTTTGCCATTGGAGGCAACCGCAAGGCCGCCGTCGCGTCGGGTATTAACACCAGGCGGGTGACCATTAAAGTGTTCCTCTTTGCCGGGGCAATGGCGGGTCTGGCCGGAGCGGTACTTGCAGCGCGGCTCAACTCCGGAATGCCTACTGCGGGTGAGGGCTACGAGATGGACGCAATCTCCGCCGCTGTAGTGGGCGGCACGTCCTTCTCGGGAGGCATCGGCAGCATTTTCGGCGGCCTCATCGGCGCTCTGATTATCGGTGTGCTTAACAACGTCATGAATCTTATCGGCGTGGGGGCGTATTACCAAAAGATTATCCGCGGCATTATCATCGCAGTGGCGGTTATCATTGATATTACAAGTAAAAGCGGGTTCTGGTCTGGCGGTCATTGGCGCCGGTTGGGGCGCAGGACGCAGACCTCCGGAGCAGCGGCCCAGGGAACGGGCGTTCCGCCGGCGCGGTAG
- a CDS encoding putative ribose/galactose/methyl galactoside import ATP-binding protein 3 has translation MEGQYILELAGISKHFPGVRALSDVSLQIRKGTVHALVGENGAGKSTLMNILSGQLAPDGGKILLNGKQVEFHSPDEAAGMGISMLHQELNVVPDMTVAENIFLGREPCNRVGIIQNRRATQRAGEILKGAGLEIDPARKMGSLTISQQQMVEIAKVLAFEARVIIMDEPTSSISEREAQELLHHINELKRTGITVIYISHRLEELPVIADDVTILRDGQKILTCPLEELSRDRMIELMVGRKLENIYPEHHQIPGEAVFEAKGLSGGKFQDVSFQVRSGEILGVAGLVGAGRTELAQAIFGLDPICTGEMKLGQKRVSIKNPRSAIDQGIILLPEDRRVSGLVGLRSIKENISLPNLRRFAPGVLLNTRREAKESADMFERLRIKANGILSAVSNLSGGNQQKVVIAKWLLADPTLFIADEPTRGVDVGAKYEIYSLLCKLAEEGKAVMMISSDLPELLGLCDRILVMSNGRITGEFSREDATQERIMACATQSA, from the coding sequence ATGGAGGGGCAGTACATACTGGAACTGGCCGGCATCAGCAAGCATTTTCCGGGGGTCAGGGCGCTGTCCGATGTGAGCTTACAGATCCGGAAGGGCACGGTACACGCACTCGTGGGAGAGAATGGGGCGGGCAAGTCCACGCTGATGAATATTCTCAGCGGACAACTCGCGCCTGATGGCGGCAAAATTCTGCTGAACGGAAAGCAGGTAGAGTTCCACTCCCCTGACGAGGCGGCCGGTATGGGCATATCCATGCTCCATCAGGAGCTGAATGTTGTACCCGACATGACGGTGGCCGAAAACATCTTCCTGGGCAGAGAACCGTGTAACCGGGTGGGTATTATTCAAAACCGGAGGGCGACTCAACGGGCGGGGGAGATTTTAAAGGGCGCCGGATTGGAGATTGATCCGGCCCGGAAGATGGGAAGCCTGACCATCTCGCAGCAGCAAATGGTGGAGATTGCCAAGGTGCTGGCATTTGAGGCCCGTGTGATTATCATGGACGAACCGACCTCCTCTATTTCGGAACGGGAAGCGCAGGAACTGCTTCACCATATCAACGAACTTAAACGGACGGGCATTACGGTCATTTATATCTCGCACCGGCTGGAGGAGCTGCCTGTCATTGCGGACGATGTCACCATTCTGCGGGATGGTCAGAAGATTTTGACTTGTCCCCTGGAGGAGCTCAGCCGGGACAGGATGATCGAGTTGATGGTGGGACGGAAATTGGAAAATATCTATCCCGAACATCACCAGATCCCGGGCGAAGCGGTTTTTGAAGCCAAGGGGCTGAGCGGAGGAAAATTTCAGGATGTCTCTTTCCAGGTCCGAAGCGGCGAAATATTGGGGGTGGCCGGGCTGGTGGGGGCCGGACGCACCGAACTGGCCCAGGCCATTTTTGGACTGGATCCTATCTGCACAGGCGAGATGAAACTCGGACAAAAGCGGGTGAGCATAAAAAATCCTCGCTCCGCAATTGACCAGGGGATTATCCTTTTGCCGGAGGATCGGCGTGTATCCGGCCTGGTGGGGCTGCGGAGTATTAAAGAGAATATTTCTCTGCCCAACCTGAGGCGTTTTGCGCCGGGAGTGCTGCTGAATACGCGCCGGGAGGCCAAGGAGTCCGCCGATATGTTTGAGCGGCTGCGTATCAAGGCCAACGGTATCCTGTCGGCGGTGTCCAATCTCAGCGGCGGAAACCAGCAGAAAGTGGTAATCGCGAAATGGCTCCTGGCGGATCCAACGCTGTTTATTGCGGATGAACCGACCAGGGGGGTGGATGTGGGCGCCAAGTACGAAATCTATAGCCTGCTGTGCAAGCTGGCGGAGGAGGGGAAGGCTGTAATGATGATCTCCTCTGATTTGCCGGAGCTGCTGGGGCTTTGCGACCGTATTCTGGTGATGAGCAATGGACGGATTACCGGGGAGTTCAGCCGTGAAGATGCGACGCAGGAGCGTATCATGGCCTGCGCCACACAGTCAGCATAA
- the fruR_2 gene encoding DeoR family transcriptional regulator yields the protein MNTNNNENKETRGVTMLAEERKQYIMNMLNEYGIVRVSDLSAQLNTTEATIRRDLDDLQSKGMVTRVHGGAKSAISTGKKMTLQENIAKCAEEKKKIAQIAYRFISERDCIILDSSATVLELAKLLRINPIKDLTLITPSFVIFNELVHEESYTLIFVGGKYNRLLNSTAGILAQTVLENIHVDKAFLGVAGLDPTYGFSGPYEEETGVKKCFVSNSNHQYMLADHTKFCRTYLYRFASPDDVECIVTDAKPDRNVCEAFETRNVKIICE from the coding sequence ATGAATACGAACAATAACGAAAATAAAGAAACACGGGGCGTAACGATGCTGGCCGAAGAACGCAAACAATATATTATGAATATGCTCAACGAGTATGGCATTGTCCGGGTTTCCGACCTGAGTGCTCAGCTTAATACAACTGAGGCTACTATCCGCCGGGACCTGGATGATCTTCAATCCAAGGGGATGGTGACGCGGGTTCATGGAGGCGCGAAATCTGCGATCTCCACTGGGAAGAAAATGACGCTCCAGGAGAACATTGCCAAATGTGCTGAGGAGAAGAAGAAAATCGCTCAGATCGCTTACCGCTTTATCTCTGAGCGCGACTGTATAATTTTGGATTCCTCGGCCACGGTATTGGAATTGGCCAAGCTGCTGAGGATAAACCCGATTAAAGATTTGACCCTTATAACCCCCTCGTTTGTCATCTTTAACGAGTTGGTTCACGAAGAGAGCTATACGCTCATTTTTGTGGGGGGGAAGTATAACAGGCTGCTGAACTCCACAGCGGGTATTCTGGCGCAGACCGTATTGGAGAATATCCACGTGGACAAGGCGTTTCTGGGTGTAGCCGGGTTGGATCCGACCTATGGCTTTTCGGGACCCTACGAGGAGGAGACGGGGGTTAAAAAGTGCTTTGTCTCCAACTCCAACCATCAGTACATGCTGGCGGACCATACCAAATTCTGCCGGACGTATCTCTACAGATTTGCTTCGCCTGACGATGTGGAGTGCATTGTTACGGACGCCAAGCCGGATCGAAACGTGTGCGAAGCGTTTGAAACGCGAAACGTGAAAATCATCTGCGAATAA
- a CDS encoding beta-ketoacyl-ACP reductase: MEQKKRSAIVTGAGAGVGRAVALTLAREGCNLVVVGRSEQNTRETAAMAEAYGRAVPVVADIGSEEDTIRYVNTAVEQFGAIDVYVNSAARFQPYALLADTDTELFDDIMRINVKGAFLGMKYVLRVMAEQKSGIIVNVASRDGLFSEPALGAYSTSKHAMVGLTKNAATEYGPMGIRVCAVCPGAIKTNMIGDILETIDPTILGPLARPAEPQEIADVVCYLASDRATYLNGAIIRVDGGKGL, encoded by the coding sequence ATGGAGCAGAAGAAACGCAGCGCTATCGTTACCGGCGCGGGTGCTGGCGTAGGCCGCGCCGTGGCCCTCACGCTGGCCAGGGAGGGCTGTAACCTGGTGGTGGTAGGCCGCTCAGAGCAGAACACCAGAGAGACGGCCGCCATGGCGGAGGCCTATGGCCGGGCGGTTCCGGTCGTCGCAGACATCGGCTCGGAGGAGGATACAATCCGGTATGTGAATACGGCGGTGGAGCAATTCGGCGCCATCGACGTGTACGTCAACAGTGCCGCCCGCTTCCAGCCCTATGCGCTGCTGGCGGATACGGATACAGAACTGTTTGACGATATAATGCGCATCAACGTCAAGGGCGCCTTTCTGGGAATGAAGTATGTGCTGCGGGTGATGGCGGAGCAGAAAAGCGGCATAATTGTGAACGTGGCCTCCCGGGACGGGCTGTTCAGCGAACCCGCCCTGGGCGCGTACAGCACAAGCAAGCACGCGATGGTTGGCCTGACGAAAAATGCCGCCACCGAGTACGGCCCCATGGGGATCCGGGTCTGCGCCGTCTGCCCCGGCGCCATCAAAACCAATATGATCGGGGACATTCTGGAGACCATCGATCCCACCATCCTCGGCCCCCTGGCCCGTCCGGCCGAGCCGCAGGAGATCGCCGATGTGGTTTGCTATCTGGCCTCGGACAGGGCGACCTACCTCAACGGCGCAATCATCCGCGTGGATGGCGGGAAGGGGTTATAA
- a CDS encoding esterase — protein sequence MDKEEMLRRIDPELRDCYAAMQPYSLAYDALRAIRAYSISQFRRAPSAFAGRGDICLKLITIDGADHMPLELRVYEPLPRGEALPVILYFHGGGGVMSSAEQDDPFCLELALRERCLVVSVEYRLAPEHPAPAGQLDCYAAWKWLCAEGAQRFNADLSRSAFYGGSGGGNMALGTALRLLDQGERLPTVLLPLYPMIDERGVTPSSREITDESLWGRTQNQQAWDYCLHGLGGVKTEAPGPYTAPVHREDFSGLPPVLSFVGALDLFRDETLELVQKLARCGVPVEFTLYPGCYHGFEVWVPGAEVSQRARRSIHEFLQRAFSC from the coding sequence ATGGATAAGGAAGAAATGCTCCGGCGCATTGACCCGGAGCTGCGGGACTGCTATGCGGCGATGCAGCCCTACTCGCTTGCGTATGATGCGCTGCGCGCCATTCGCGCCTATTCCATTTCTCAATTCCGGCGGGCTCCCTCCGCCTTTGCGGGCCGCGGCGATATTTGCCTGAAACTGATTACAATTGACGGCGCGGATCACATGCCCCTCGAATTGCGCGTTTACGAGCCCCTTCCACGGGGAGAGGCGCTGCCGGTCATCCTGTATTTTCACGGCGGCGGCGGGGTCATGTCCTCTGCCGAGCAGGACGATCCGTTTTGCCTGGAACTGGCGCTGCGCGAACGCTGCCTTGTCGTCAGCGTGGAATACCGCCTTGCCCCGGAGCACCCCGCGCCCGCCGGACAGCTGGACTGCTATGCGGCATGGAAGTGGCTCTGCGCGGAAGGCGCACAGCGTTTCAATGCAGATTTAAGCCGTTCCGCCTTTTACGGCGGCAGCGGCGGAGGAAACATGGCGCTGGGCACGGCGCTCAGGCTGCTGGATCAGGGGGAGCGGCTGCCCACCGTACTGCTGCCGCTGTACCCGATGATTGACGAGCGAGGCGTCACGCCGTCCAGCCGGGAGATCACGGACGAGAGCCTCTGGGGCCGCACCCAAAACCAACAGGCGTGGGACTACTGCCTCCATGGGCTGGGCGGCGTAAAAACAGAGGCCCCCGGCCCCTATACCGCGCCCGTCCATAGAGAGGACTTTTCCGGCCTGCCTCCTGTGCTTAGCTTCGTTGGGGCGCTGGATCTGTTTCGTGACGAGACGTTGGAGCTGGTTCAAAAACTGGCCCGCTGCGGCGTTCCGGTGGAGTTTACCCTGTATCCCGGGTGCTACCACGGCTTTGAGGTGTGGGTTCCCGGCGCCGAGGTTTCACAGCGTGCCCGGCGCAGCATCCACGAATTCCTTCAGCGCGCTTTTTCCTGTTAA
- the crt_2 gene encoding enoyl-CoA hydratase gives MNREFRYLVYTREGGVGTLLLRAPPLNIITRALLEELDAAFQALEHDPELRAVVLGSALPEAFCAGADIKQFRAWTSATGSENCRFGARVYHRIARFPHPVLCAVNAGAFGGGLELAMACDIRIFEEHITVSLPECALGMQPGYGGTQRLPRLAGPGFAKLMMYTGLPVTAQRAFQAGLADALAPRGGGLAAAQEMARTIARRAPMAVARVKQSVAYAMEHGIEDGLEFENRGITLLCATDDKREGADAFLAKREPEFHNR, from the coding sequence ATGAACCGGGAGTTTCGCTATTTGGTCTATACCCGGGAGGGCGGCGTGGGTACGCTGCTGCTCCGGGCCCCGCCCCTCAACATCATCACCCGCGCGCTGCTGGAGGAGCTGGACGCAGCCTTTCAGGCCCTGGAACACGACCCGGAGCTGAGGGCGGTGGTTCTGGGCAGCGCCCTGCCCGAGGCGTTCTGCGCCGGGGCGGACATTAAGCAGTTCCGCGCCTGGACAAGCGCCACCGGCAGCGAAAACTGCCGCTTCGGCGCCCGGGTCTACCACAGGATCGCCCGCTTTCCCCACCCCGTCCTCTGCGCCGTGAACGCAGGCGCGTTCGGCGGCGGGCTGGAGCTGGCCATGGCCTGCGACATCCGAATTTTCGAGGAGCATATTACGGTCTCCCTTCCGGAGTGCGCACTGGGGATGCAGCCGGGCTACGGCGGCACACAGCGCCTGCCCCGGCTGGCCGGACCCGGCTTCGCCAAGCTAATGATGTATACCGGCCTTCCCGTCACGGCTCAGAGGGCCTTCCAGGCCGGTCTGGCCGACGCGCTGGCCCCCCGCGGCGGCGGCCTGGCCGCGGCGCAGGAGATGGCCCGGACAATTGCCCGGCGCGCGCCCATGGCGGTGGCCCGGGTGAAACAGAGCGTGGCCTACGCGATGGAGCACGGCATTGAGGACGGGCTGGAGTTTGAAAACCGGGGTATCACGCTGCTGTGCGCAACGGACGACAAACGGGAGGGGGCGGACGCCTTTCTCGCCAAGCGGGAACCGGAATTCCACAACCGCTGA
- a CDS encoding MFS transporter: MQKKKLYYGWIVTLLAGLTYFGSNGLLSTSAGTIVSQVLLVRGWDAAQVSFTYTLKSFLGVLLPIVGLLIMKIGPRRCIFWTTTITAVFLAATGWVTSPVAFIFVYGIAVSFSMLFNDQLACFAVVNNWWNRRRGEQGGYVQAMGALGGVVFPPLITWLFLTFSWKTSLIIMAVALMAITAIPQMIFMRDHPSELGLEVDGGAAERVKPSKAHKVFRGYQSPVDWEIKDALRTPHLWLVGVAWGSTVFGYCVVMYYGITHLMMNGFGDMAAASAISVVSAAILVSSLVLSPLTDRINPKLAFVLIGVIDAVGLILFDTAAKSGSMALVFVAAVLCGAPNGPIISAVMNTLCSYFGPKNYPGIQPYCNVLITLISAVGSACCGWALTTRGSLSAAFYIGAGLGLVISVIVGVFLRPPKVTEKMLANYQAKAAPQS, encoded by the coding sequence ATGCAGAAGAAAAAGCTCTACTACGGGTGGATCGTCACCCTTCTGGCGGGCCTGACCTATTTCGGCTCCAACGGCCTGCTTTCCACCTCCGCCGGCACCATCGTCAGCCAGGTGCTGCTGGTCAGGGGGTGGGATGCCGCGCAGGTCAGCTTTACCTACACGCTCAAATCGTTTCTGGGCGTGCTCCTGCCCATCGTCGGCCTGCTTATTATGAAGATCGGCCCCCGCAGATGCATCTTCTGGACGACGACCATCACCGCGGTCTTTCTGGCCGCCACAGGCTGGGTGACCTCCCCGGTGGCGTTCATCTTTGTCTACGGCATCGCCGTCAGCTTCAGTATGCTGTTTAACGACCAGCTGGCCTGCTTCGCGGTGGTCAACAACTGGTGGAACCGGCGCCGGGGCGAGCAGGGGGGCTATGTTCAGGCCATGGGCGCGCTGGGGGGCGTGGTTTTTCCGCCCCTCATCACCTGGCTGTTCCTGACGTTCAGCTGGAAGACCTCCCTGATCATCATGGCCGTGGCGCTGATGGCCATTACGGCCATCCCGCAGATGATCTTTATGCGGGACCATCCCTCCGAGCTGGGCCTGGAGGTAGACGGCGGCGCGGCGGAGCGCGTAAAGCCCAGTAAGGCGCACAAGGTTTTCCGGGGCTATCAATCCCCCGTCGATTGGGAGATTAAGGACGCCCTGCGCACGCCCCATCTCTGGCTGGTCGGTGTGGCCTGGGGCAGCACCGTATTCGGCTACTGCGTGGTCATGTACTACGGCATCACCCACCTGATGATGAACGGCTTCGGGGACATGGCCGCCGCCAGCGCCATATCGGTGGTCAGCGCCGCCATTCTGGTCAGCAGCCTGGTGCTGAGCCCCCTGACCGACCGCATCAACCCCAAGCTGGCCTTTGTGCTCATCGGCGTCATCGACGCCGTCGGCCTGATCCTGTTCGACACGGCGGCCAAGAGCGGAAGCATGGCCCTGGTTTTCGTGGCCGCGGTCCTGTGCGGCGCGCCAAACGGCCCGATTATCTCCGCCGTTATGAATACCCTGTGCTCCTACTTCGGCCCCAAGAACTATCCCGGCATCCAGCCCTATTGCAACGTGCTGATTACGCTGATCAGCGCCGTGGGCTCCGCCTGCTGCGGCTGGGCGCTTACCACGCGCGGCTCCCTCTCGGCGGCGTTTTACATCGGCGCGGGGCTGGGCCTTGTGATCTCGGTCATCGTCGGCGTGTTCCTGCGTCCCCCCAAGGTCACCGAAAAAATGCTGGCAAACTACCAGGCCAAAGCTGCCCCGCAAAGCTGA
- a CDS encoding (R,R)-butanediol dehydrogenase, with translation MDGMMKAVVLEGPGKLVYRQLPIPKIGPRDVLFKVSYASICGGDLPAYRDLHYLQHTPIIIGHEFTGYVVEVGDQVRDIPVGMRFMGTSIEGCGVCEVCKNGGKDWECPYNAKYGLGFGRDGVFAEYSVIHHAQLGVSVHPLPDNVNDLVGSTCEPMCVGIGNVDFLIHPKPTGERIVIYGAGIIGQSFIQAFKAECEQCEIAVVDVSGFRLDLARQSGADYIINPAGGKSAYDAVAELWGYGEFQYHARETKPCGNATIAVECTSNMGCVAEAMDIVTSGGKVCYAAGYGDDDKALIRPVNMMMKSVQVIPGLMGNFGKSVQYMSEGKFRTEHLITHVYPLERLEEGIHKAMDAKTSCKVCIKVDPTFPDYPYNRQD, from the coding sequence ATGGACGGTATGATGAAGGCCGTGGTCCTGGAGGGCCCGGGCAAATTGGTTTACAGGCAGCTCCCCATTCCAAAGATCGGCCCGCGCGACGTACTCTTTAAGGTCAGCTATGCCAGCATCTGCGGCGGAGATTTACCGGCGTACCGGGATCTGCACTATTTGCAGCACACGCCCATTATCATCGGCCACGAGTTCACAGGCTATGTGGTGGAGGTGGGCGATCAGGTGAGGGACATCCCTGTGGGGATGCGGTTTATGGGCACCAGCATCGAGGGCTGCGGTGTGTGCGAGGTGTGCAAAAACGGCGGCAAGGACTGGGAGTGCCCCTACAACGCGAAATACGGCCTGGGCTTCGGGCGCGACGGCGTGTTTGCCGAATACTCCGTCATCCACCACGCCCAGCTAGGCGTAAGCGTGCACCCCCTGCCGGATAACGTCAACGACCTGGTGGGCTCCACCTGTGAGCCCATGTGCGTGGGCATTGGCAACGTGGATTTTCTGATCCACCCCAAGCCCACGGGGGAGCGGATCGTCATCTACGGAGCGGGTATTATCGGCCAGTCCTTTATCCAGGCCTTCAAGGCCGAGTGCGAACAGTGTGAAATCGCCGTGGTGGACGTGTCTGGCTTCCGCCTGGACCTGGCCCGGCAGAGCGGGGCGGACTACATCATCAACCCGGCCGGGGGCAAGAGCGCCTATGACGCCGTGGCGGAGCTTTGGGGTTACGGCGAGTTCCAGTACCACGCCCGGGAGACGAAGCCCTGCGGAAACGCCACCATCGCCGTGGAGTGCACCAGCAACATGGGCTGCGTGGCGGAGGCCATGGACATCGTGACCAGCGGCGGCAAGGTGTGCTACGCCGCAGGATACGGCGACGACGACAAGGCCCTCATCCGCCCCGTGAACATGATGATGAAAAGCGTGCAGGTCATTCCGGGCCTGATGGGCAACTTCGGAAAGTCCGTGCAGTACATGTCCGAGGGTAAATTCCGCACCGAGCACCTCATCACCCACGTATACCCCCTGGAGCGGCTGGAGGAGGGGATCCACAAGGCCATGGATGCCAAGACCAGCTGTAAGGTCTGTATCAAGGTGGACCCCACCTTCCCGGACTACCCCTACAATAGGCAGGATTGA
- a CDS encoding enoyl-CoA hydratase: MDYHSIVLTKQDGVAVIQMNNPKAMNALEDELSAELLSAYRAVSADPEIGAVILTGAEKAFCAGGDLKRLGQGFPCAEAGYDYMRSFREMVTAFMNMPKPTIAAVNGFAVGAGFCIAMQADLVLASDKAKFGMAFANVGLIPDLAGLYTLPRLVGLQRAKELVFTGRTIGADEAREMGIVNRVVPHDELLVEAGKLAKRLADGPRVALRMAKNVMNDSVNMTLEQLLDLEPHAQSICFQSEDHKIGVQAFFDKAKPAFVGR; the protein is encoded by the coding sequence ATGGATTATCATTCCATCGTACTCACCAAACAGGACGGCGTGGCGGTTATTCAGATGAACAACCCCAAGGCCATGAACGCGCTGGAGGACGAGCTCTCCGCCGAGCTGCTCAGCGCCTACCGGGCCGTCTCCGCCGACCCGGAAATCGGGGCGGTGATCCTCACCGGCGCGGAGAAGGCCTTCTGCGCGGGCGGCGATTTGAAGAGGCTGGGCCAGGGCTTCCCCTGCGCCGAGGCCGGTTACGACTATATGAGGTCCTTCCGGGAGATGGTCACCGCCTTCATGAACATGCCCAAGCCCACCATCGCGGCGGTCAACGGCTTTGCGGTGGGGGCCGGGTTCTGCATCGCCATGCAGGCCGATCTGGTCCTGGCCTCCGACAAGGCGAAATTCGGCATGGCCTTTGCCAACGTGGGGCTGATCCCCGATTTGGCCGGGCTGTACACCCTGCCCCGGCTGGTGGGGCTTCAGCGGGCCAAGGAGCTGGTCTTTACCGGGCGGACCATCGGCGCCGACGAGGCCAGGGAGATGGGCATCGTCAACCGGGTCGTCCCCCACGACGAGCTGCTCGTTGAGGCGGGGAAGCTGGCCAAGCGTCTGGCCGACGGCCCCAGGGTGGCCCTGCGCATGGCGAAGAACGTGATGAACGATTCCGTCAATATGACCCTGGAGCAGCTTTTGGACCTGGAGCCCCACGCCCAGTCCATCTGCTTCCAGAGCGAGGACCACAAAATCGGCGTGCAGGCCTTCTTTGATAAGGCCAAGCCCGCGTTCGTGGGACGGTAA